One segment of Macrotis lagotis isolate mMagLag1 chromosome 1, bilby.v1.9.chrom.fasta, whole genome shotgun sequence DNA contains the following:
- the MORN2 gene encoding MORN repeat-containing protein 2 isoform X2 encodes MPLPSRLGGHVRTHPRPRSPVGPAAAAATSRGARGSVPSEEVPRHPEVYKICFIFPNGDKYEGDCTRISPGVFERNGAGVHITPNGITYIGAWKDDKMNGIGRLEHFSGAVYEGEFKDNMYHGIGTYTFPNGAKYTGHFVENRKNLTIKTALEFMC; translated from the exons ATGCCATTGCCCTCCCGCCTCGGCGGCCACGTCCGGACACATCCACGGCCTCGGTCGCCCGTGGGCCCTGCAGCCGCCGCCGCCACATCCCGGGGGGCCCGGGGGTCGGTCCCCAGCGAGGAAGTGCCCCGAC ACCCAGAAGTATATAAAATATGCTTTATATTTCCAAATGGAGACAAATATg aGGGTGACTGTACAAGAATATCTCCTGGAGTCTTTGAGAGAAATGGAGCAGGGGTTCATATCACCCCCAATGGAATAACCTATATAGGGGCCTGGAAAGATGACAAA ATGAATGGAATTGGAAGACTTGAACATTTTTCAGGAGCAGTATATGAAGGAGAGTTTAAGGACAACATGTATCATGGAATAGGCACATATACATTCCCAAATGGAGCAAAATACACTGGACATTTCGTAGAAAACag